In Planctomycetota bacterium, a single window of DNA contains:
- the rbsK gene encoding ribokinase, with product MSRTPRVVVVGSSNTDMVIRSPRLPRPGESVVAGQFYMAAGGKGANQAVAAARAGAAVTLIARLGRDVFGDEAIAGFRREGIECRWIARDARAPSGIALILVAEDGENLISVALGANLRLAPAEVERAAPAIARAGALVVQLEVPLPAVRRAVALARRHRVPVVFNPAPAPRAPLPAALLRQIDYLVLNETELEVIAGRSDFTAARGLLDAGVGHVILTRGKQGAAVLDGTPHPKQIPGRKVRAVDAVGAGDAFVGTLAAFIAEGRPLDEALHLANAAAALSVTRKGAQPSMPTRREILSFARRPRP from the coding sequence ATGTCCCGCACGCCCCGCGTGGTCGTCGTCGGAAGCTCGAACACCGACATGGTCATCCGCTCGCCGCGCCTGCCGCGGCCGGGCGAGTCGGTGGTCGCAGGGCAATTCTACATGGCCGCGGGCGGCAAGGGCGCCAACCAGGCGGTCGCCGCGGCCCGGGCGGGGGCCGCCGTGACGCTGATCGCCAGGCTCGGCCGCGACGTGTTCGGCGACGAGGCCATCGCCGGCTTCCGCCGCGAGGGGATCGAATGCCGCTGGATCGCCCGCGACGCGAGGGCCCCGTCGGGCATCGCCCTCATCCTCGTGGCCGAGGATGGCGAGAACCTGATCTCGGTGGCCCTCGGCGCCAACCTGCGGCTCGCACCGGCCGAAGTCGAGCGGGCGGCGCCCGCCATCGCGCGGGCCGGCGCGCTCGTGGTCCAGCTCGAGGTGCCGCTGCCGGCCGTGCGCCGCGCCGTGGCGCTCGCGCGACGCCACCGCGTGCCCGTGGTCTTCAACCCTGCCCCCGCGCCGCGCGCGCCGCTGCCCGCGGCGCTCCTGCGCCAGATTGACTACCTGGTGCTGAACGAGACGGAGCTGGAGGTGATCGCCGGCCGCTCCGACTTCACGGCGGCCCGCGGCCTGCTCGACGCGGGCGTGGGCCACGTGATCCTCACGCGAGGCAAGCAGGGCGCTGCCGTGCTCGACGGCACGCCCCACCCCAAACAGATCCCCGGGCGCAAGGTGAGGGCCGTGGACGCCGTGGGCGCGGGCGACGCGTTCGTGGGCACCCTGGCGGCGTTCATCGCCGAGGGCCGGCCGCTCGACGAAGCGCTGCACCTTGCCAACGCCGCGGCGGCCCTCTCGGTCACCCGCAAAGGCGCGCAGCCCTCGATGCCCACGCGCCGCGAGATTCTCAGCTTCGCTCGCCGTCCGCGCCCGTGA
- a CDS encoding cation diffusion facilitator family transporter, whose amino-acid sequence MHSHDHDAEGPEHSHGHSHVHKGLERRRLLASLALTSVMMLFELVGGLLSNSLALVSDAGHMATHFVALAITFFAIRIAAMPAPAERSYGFYRMEILAAFVNGVVLLGASAYILYEAVERLIEPRPIATLEMLVIAVAGLAVNLASVLLLAGVGKHDLNVKSAFFHMLGDTLSSVAVVGGAIVIYYTGWLRLDPALSALIAVLIAVWSLQLLRDSANVLLEATPRQVSIPALIEALRHAAPEVRDLHDLHVWEITSGMYAMTAHVNVGPELTVGQLEQVREKLEACGRERFRIGHMIFQFESADVACAHITVPFGQHHEPGHESL is encoded by the coding sequence ATGCACTCCCACGACCACGACGCCGAAGGCCCCGAGCACAGCCACGGCCACTCGCACGTCCACAAGGGCCTCGAGCGCCGCCGCCTGCTCGCCTCGCTGGCCCTCACCAGCGTGATGATGCTCTTCGAACTCGTCGGCGGGCTGCTGTCGAACAGCCTGGCCCTCGTGAGCGACGCGGGCCACATGGCCACGCACTTCGTGGCCCTCGCCATCACCTTCTTCGCGATCCGCATCGCCGCCATGCCCGCTCCTGCCGAGCGCAGCTACGGCTTCTACCGGATGGAGATCCTGGCCGCCTTCGTGAACGGCGTGGTCCTTCTGGGCGCATCGGCCTACATCCTCTACGAGGCGGTGGAGCGGCTCATCGAGCCCCGCCCCATCGCCACCCTCGAGATGCTCGTCATCGCGGTAGCCGGCCTCGCCGTGAACCTGGCCTCCGTGCTCCTCCTCGCCGGCGTGGGCAAGCACGACCTCAATGTCAAGAGCGCCTTCTTCCACATGCTCGGCGACACGCTCTCGTCGGTGGCCGTGGTGGGCGGCGCCATCGTGATCTACTACACGGGCTGGCTGCGCCTCGACCCGGCGCTCAGCGCTCTCATCGCCGTCCTCATCGCCGTCTGGTCGCTCCAGCTCCTCCGCGACTCGGCCAACGTGCTCCTCGAGGCCACGCCCAGGCAGGTCAGCATCCCCGCGCTCATCGAGGCCCTCAGGCACGCGGCCCCCGAGGTCCGCGACTTGCACGATCTCCACGTGTGGGAGATCACCTCGGGCATGTACGCCATGACCGCCCACGTGAACGTGGGCCCGGAGCTCACGGTGGGGCAGCTTGAGCAGGTGCGCGAAAAGCTGGAGGCCTGCGGCCGCGAACGCTTCCGGATCGGCCACATGATCTTCCAGTTCGAAAGCGCCGATGTCGCTTGCGCGCACATCACGGTGCCCTTCGGCCAACACCACGAGCCAGGGCACGAGAGCCTGTGA
- the argC gene encoding N-acetyl-gamma-glutamyl-phosphate reductase — MVRVGILGATGAVGEALLRILLGHPQARLAFLGSDHAAGTRVDAALPVLRGQTDALLRKPDLDGYAAETDVVFLAKKGADSLEWAPRLLAAGCKVIDCGGEFRFRDAAVYERFYGTRHTCPELLAEAAFGLPELYRDKIKAARIVATPGCYPASAILPLAPLLAEGLVSPRGIMVDSYSGLSGAGKTYSDKARNLFVNCDENCRAYSPLTHRHAPEIEQELSLAAGAPATALFVPHLLPVDRGILTAIFADLARPAATADVVAVWRRRYAAEPFLRVFDKLDDVELANVHRTNYCDFAAIVDPRTGKVVISSALDNVIKGACGLAVQCMNLMFGIPETTGLLHRCV, encoded by the coding sequence ATGGTGAGAGTAGGCATTCTGGGCGCCACCGGCGCCGTGGGCGAGGCCCTCCTCCGCATCCTCCTCGGCCATCCGCAAGCCCGCCTGGCCTTCCTGGGCTCGGACCACGCCGCCGGCACGCGCGTGGACGCCGCGCTCCCCGTCCTGCGCGGGCAGACGGACGCCCTTCTGCGCAAACCCGACCTCGACGGCTACGCGGCCGAGACCGACGTCGTGTTCCTGGCCAAGAAGGGCGCCGACTCGCTCGAGTGGGCGCCCAGGCTCCTCGCCGCAGGCTGCAAGGTGATTGACTGCGGCGGCGAGTTCCGCTTCCGCGACGCCGCCGTCTACGAGCGCTTCTACGGCACCAGGCACACCTGCCCCGAACTGCTCGCCGAGGCCGCCTTCGGCCTGCCCGAACTCTACCGCGACAAGATCAAGGCCGCCCGCATCGTGGCCACGCCCGGCTGCTACCCCGCCAGCGCGATTCTGCCCCTCGCCCCGCTGCTGGCCGAGGGCCTCGTCTCGCCCAGGGGCATCATGGTGGACTCCTATTCGGGCCTCTCCGGCGCCGGCAAGACGTATAGCGACAAGGCCCGCAACCTCTTCGTCAACTGCGACGAGAACTGCCGCGCCTACAGCCCGCTCACCCACCGCCACGCCCCCGAGATCGAGCAGGAGCTGTCCCTCGCTGCCGGCGCCCCGGCCACGGCCCTCTTCGTGCCGCACCTGCTGCCCGTGGACCGCGGCATCCTCACCGCCATCTTCGCCGACCTCGCCCGCCCCGCGGCCACGGCCGACGTCGTCGCCGTCTGGCGCCGCCGCTATGCCGCCGAGCCCTTCCTCCGCGTCTTCGACAAGCTCGACGACGTGGAGCTGGCCAACGTGCACCGCACCAACTACTGCGACTTCGCGGCCATCGTGGACCCGCGGACCGGCAAGGTCGTCATCTCCTCCGCCCTCGACAACGTCATCAAGGGCGCCTGCGGCCTCGCCGTGCAGTGCATGAACCTCATGTTCGGCATCCCCGAGACCACGGGGCTCCTGCACCGCTGCGTGTGA
- a CDS encoding O-antigen ligase family protein, translating into MTLRLRAVNLGLAVLLILVMGTQLGLSLPLGKLALPITLADVVLAASALGVALELVARRLRKAKLPPLQGFVLAAVACVALARSASKPEAAKEVLQVVEYFLVAFAVFLNVAERGDLKRLLIAFTVAVACVVLWAAWHYATCASALDVRAGFRNRNALGAFLALSLPVLYGLALHARGWSLRLLLLAIVAAGLLVNLSGGAVLATVLVLGLLSALHARRTAWVFLGVVGLVLLGAPRLLPRPYHTDALFSSVAPFVSDNFLLGDRALAARAAELHARAHEVMAADPTAAPPRDLFDARYLMEFLQRRRGGERRLTAEQRALYFELLAETAEAAKRFPGAGRDSAFAENRVAMRYQRWQAALACSRQLWDGLGSSLFGLGYTDYHAVIEPFRPQAKLQYFSNVPEVYNVATSEPFTHDAWLKALVQTGLVGLLALAWLVVEFLSRALRLQAAAHSELMLGVGLGAAGGILGFALAGIFTETVSQGLAVPFVFVCALVAIGERIVFGQNGARVEQIASREY; encoded by the coding sequence ATGACGCTCCGCCTGCGCGCCGTCAACCTCGGGCTGGCGGTCCTTCTCATTCTCGTCATGGGCACGCAGCTTGGGCTGAGCCTCCCCCTCGGCAAGCTCGCCCTGCCGATCACCCTGGCCGATGTGGTCCTGGCCGCCTCGGCGCTGGGAGTGGCCCTGGAACTCGTTGCCCGCCGGCTGCGCAAGGCCAAGCTGCCCCCGCTCCAAGGGTTCGTGCTGGCGGCCGTGGCGTGCGTGGCCCTGGCGCGCTCGGCCAGCAAGCCCGAGGCCGCGAAGGAGGTGCTCCAAGTCGTCGAGTACTTCCTCGTCGCCTTCGCCGTGTTCCTGAACGTGGCCGAGAGGGGCGACCTGAAGCGGCTTCTCATCGCCTTCACGGTCGCCGTCGCGTGCGTGGTGCTCTGGGCGGCATGGCACTATGCCACGTGCGCATCGGCGCTCGACGTTCGCGCCGGCTTCCGCAACCGCAACGCACTCGGCGCGTTTCTGGCCTTGTCGCTCCCCGTGCTCTATGGCCTGGCGCTGCATGCCCGCGGCTGGAGCCTTCGGCTCCTCCTCCTGGCCATCGTGGCCGCCGGGCTCCTCGTCAACCTGTCCGGCGGCGCGGTGCTGGCTACCGTCCTTGTTCTCGGCCTGCTCAGCGCGCTCCACGCCCGCCGGACGGCGTGGGTTTTCCTCGGGGTGGTTGGTCTCGTGCTCCTGGGCGCGCCGCGCCTCCTGCCGCGGCCCTATCACACGGACGCCCTGTTCAGTTCCGTGGCGCCGTTCGTGAGCGACAACTTCCTGCTCGGCGACCGGGCCCTGGCGGCCCGGGCGGCCGAGCTTCACGCCCGCGCGCACGAGGTGATGGCCGCCGACCCCACCGCCGCGCCGCCGCGTGATCTGTTCGATGCCCGCTACCTCATGGAGTTCCTCCAGCGGCGGCGCGGCGGCGAGCGCCGCCTCACCGCCGAGCAGCGCGCCCTGTACTTCGAGCTCCTGGCCGAAACGGCCGAGGCGGCCAAGCGGTTCCCCGGGGCCGGGCGCGACTCCGCTTTCGCCGAGAACCGCGTCGCCATGCGCTACCAGCGCTGGCAGGCCGCCCTCGCCTGCTCGCGCCAGCTCTGGGACGGCCTGGGCAGTTCCCTCTTCGGGCTCGGCTACACGGACTATCACGCGGTCATCGAGCCCTTCCGGCCGCAGGCCAAGCTCCAGTACTTCAGCAACGTGCCCGAGGTCTACAACGTGGCGACCAGCGAGCCGTTCACCCACGACGCCTGGCTGAAGGCCCTGGTTCAGACGGGCCTCGTCGGCCTGCTGGCCCTCGCCTGGCTCGTCGTGGAGTTCCTCAGCCGCGCCCTGCGGCTCCAGGCCGCCGCCCACAGCGAGCTCATGCTCGGCGTGGGCCTCGGCGCCGCCGGCGGCATCCTCGGCTTCGCTCTCGCCGGCATCTTCACCGAGACCGTCTCGCAGGGCCTCGCCGTCCCCTTCGTCTTCGTCTGCGCACTCGTCGCCATCGGCGAACGAATCGTCTTCGGCCAGAACGGGGCCAGAGTCGAACAGATTGCGTCGCGCGAGTACTGA
- a CDS encoding VWA domain-containing protein: MAAAKTARTRKDDVSRWVLTSLAVSLLCHLALIRFVGSIRLFDVEEFSASVLKWFHVVDLPEPQSVPVATSTTEAPAKGGAPVPVKAYEVPLFDPKQRIPGPSFPNEKDLSTLEHTPTPSRTPDTEHAVIHRTGPPKVEQTNTAIGEVAPVRTVAMADVAPAGTGTRGVLHGSPGLPAPPPAQLHLREVSAPKPATDTHAGPLAPPTINPSATAVVTGVTAPQGIVIPLEDKLARRDVGTSPVILFPSAGPEDEEVPVYALRDEVKIKMDLYARPGEERQYFRLEIAVARPDKLPVIPKDVVFICDVSLSIQRAEVVATREALGRYLAALRSTDRFNVILFSEEPRKLFPDFADPTPERIQAALAFVDRIPGQVRTDVYRVLNAVVRDVAEQAVRNRPTNIFFISDGRSTLGIRDARRIVNEISSYARPTFAILPFDAGPGGNRYLLDLLAYRSRGEATFTDDVQAAAKPLGELFHAYDKPMLMQLRVTYTNLDVEETYPAFLPNLYADKPIVLYGRCKPGQNVTIQIEGRIPYAGRTLQFSHTPGAPDPKRADIAHEWARQKIHHIVADMARGGETSAQRAEIERIGREYGVRTPYDR, translated from the coding sequence GTGGCCGCCGCGAAAACCGCCCGAACCCGCAAAGACGACGTGAGCCGCTGGGTGCTCACCTCGCTCGCCGTCTCGCTCCTGTGCCACCTGGCGCTCATCCGCTTCGTCGGCAGCATTCGCCTCTTCGACGTCGAGGAGTTCTCCGCCTCCGTCCTCAAGTGGTTCCACGTCGTGGACCTGCCAGAACCCCAGTCCGTCCCCGTCGCCACCTCGACCACCGAGGCCCCCGCCAAGGGGGGCGCCCCTGTGCCGGTCAAGGCCTACGAGGTGCCCCTCTTCGACCCCAAACAGCGCATCCCCGGCCCCTCGTTCCCCAACGAGAAGGACCTCTCGACCCTCGAGCACACGCCCACCCCCTCGCGCACGCCCGACACCGAGCACGCCGTCATCCACCGCACCGGCCCGCCCAAGGTCGAGCAGACCAATACGGCGATCGGCGAAGTCGCCCCCGTTCGCACGGTGGCCATGGCCGACGTCGCGCCCGCCGGCACGGGCACGCGCGGCGTGCTGCACGGCTCGCCCGGCCTGCCGGCCCCGCCGCCCGCCCAACTCCACCTCCGCGAGGTGAGCGCCCCGAAGCCCGCCACCGACACCCATGCCGGGCCCCTCGCCCCGCCCACCATCAACCCCAGCGCCACCGCGGTGGTCACCGGCGTCACCGCGCCGCAGGGCATCGTCATCCCCCTCGAGGACAAACTCGCGCGCCGCGACGTCGGCACCTCGCCCGTCATCCTCTTCCCCAGCGCCGGCCCCGAGGACGAGGAGGTGCCCGTCTACGCCCTCCGCGACGAAGTCAAGATCAAGATGGACCTCTACGCGCGCCCGGGCGAGGAGCGCCAGTACTTCCGCCTCGAGATCGCCGTGGCCCGGCCCGACAAGCTGCCGGTGATCCCGAAGGACGTGGTGTTCATCTGCGACGTGTCGCTGAGCATCCAGCGTGCCGAAGTGGTCGCCACCCGCGAGGCCCTGGGGCGCTACCTCGCCGCCCTGCGCTCCACCGACCGCTTCAACGTCATCCTCTTCAGCGAGGAGCCGCGCAAGCTCTTTCCCGACTTTGCGGATCCGACCCCCGAACGCATCCAGGCCGCGCTGGCCTTCGTAGACCGCATCCCCGGGCAAGTGCGCACCGACGTCTACCGCGTCCTCAACGCCGTGGTCCGCGACGTCGCCGAGCAGGCCGTGCGCAACCGCCCGACCAACATCTTCTTCATCAGCGACGGCCGCTCGACCCTGGGCATCCGCGATGCCCGCCGCATCGTCAACGAGATCAGCTCCTACGCGCGCCCCACCTTCGCCATCCTGCCCTTCGACGCCGGCCCCGGCGGCAACCGCTACCTGCTCGACCTCCTGGCCTACCGCTCGCGCGGCGAGGCCACGTTCACCGACGACGTGCAGGCGGCGGCCAAGCCCCTCGGCGAACTCTTCCACGCCTACGACAAGCCCATGCTCATGCAACTGCGCGTCACCTACACCAACCTCGATGTGGAGGAGACCTACCCCGCCTTCCTCCCCAACCTCTACGCCGACAAGCCCATCGTCCTCTACGGCCGCTGCAAACCTGGCCAGAACGTCACCATCCAGATCGAAGGCAGAATCCCCTACGCCGGGCGCACGCTTCAGTTCAGCCACACCCCCGGCGCCCCTGACCCCAAGCGCGCCGACATCGCCCACGAATGGGCGCGGCAGAAAATCCATCACATCGTTGCCGACATGGCCCGCGGCGGCGAAACATCCGCCCAACGGGCAGAGATCGAGCGTATCGGCCGCGAATACGGCGTTCGCACCCCGTACGACCGCTAG
- a CDS encoding tetratricopeptide repeat protein codes for MLGALDLCRISDSGFRAFRTAVILLALSAAALGGERAAEPADLQFDFVEGLFRDKLRKQCIAEGDKFLKAYPNDPRAGRVWFYLGECHYEDKRYDAALPAYEAAVKDPTLTMRPVALYRIGDCRFRLNDMAGAIPPLRQFLATDLTVPDHRRFVVHARYAVGRAEFALGRFAEALPLFEQVLADPSPENTYKAYVLLPIGDCLVALGKADDALGRYRELADFLEAALKAKPDGPDAKAQTDLLARVRTKIASLLLTQKKHAEALALLGQVDPAGPLGAEVLYGRAQALFFLQRYQEALVPALEYLQRFPQGDFLVSTLYIAGECAYRAGRFPEAEAHFAALLAADKSGKDPAREPAAFGRAAAAYRQGQPRAKEAAAAAEAFLKEFPQSKYAAEVLYFQAEAAFWLGAHAEALDRYAKVPPNGPNAEGVCHQIAVCLDLLQRFDQAAAAYETYLKQYPNGAHVKGALDRAARLYGQLNQYAKAIELYGEYYKRFAATDPKTAEEFLYRKGACEYEIKQYDAMFATFNTYFERFRDGVHKGDVLYFLAWYYGEVKQQYDAAVPLYELCANIPGAYQKRALRLLAHSYAKLGKTRLAAKEQKEANEFFAKAADAFLQLIRNNPDLLTDATEYLWTAEVFREQRRPAEAIETFEALVKRFPGEAKPYVVYWLGELSLNLPKPDHERAKTYFKAFIEKFPDHELLIWAKFGLAETLRAVGDNDGAWQYYQQVEQLAPNAVGDPAVRDALILKCQLQMGRMAFDKKDWEFAQRYLLRVAMLATGPDAAAEAAEARYKAGVASFQLKQPDSAVAVWTRLLERHPKSEWTERLVKELDGFGLRVTADGKGLEKKP; via the coding sequence GTGCTTGGAGCTCTGGATCTGTGTCGGATCTCGGATTCCGGATTTCGGGCTTTCCGCACGGCCGTCATCCTCCTCGCGCTCTCCGCGGCGGCGCTCGGCGGCGAGCGCGCCGCGGAGCCGGCCGACCTCCAGTTCGACTTCGTCGAGGGCCTCTTCCGCGACAAGCTGCGCAAGCAGTGCATCGCCGAGGGCGACAAGTTCCTCAAAGCCTACCCCAACGACCCGCGCGCGGGCCGCGTGTGGTTCTACCTCGGCGAATGCCACTACGAGGACAAGCGCTACGACGCCGCGCTGCCCGCCTACGAGGCCGCGGTGAAGGACCCCACGCTCACCATGCGCCCCGTCGCCCTCTACCGCATCGGCGACTGCCGCTTCCGCCTCAACGACATGGCTGGCGCGATCCCGCCGTTGCGCCAGTTCCTCGCCACCGACCTCACCGTGCCCGACCACCGCCGCTTCGTCGTGCACGCCAGGTATGCCGTCGGCCGCGCAGAGTTCGCCCTTGGCCGCTTCGCCGAGGCCCTGCCGCTCTTCGAACAGGTGCTCGCCGACCCCTCGCCCGAGAACACCTACAAGGCCTACGTGCTGCTGCCCATCGGCGACTGCCTTGTGGCCCTCGGCAAGGCCGACGACGCGCTGGGCCGCTACCGCGAGCTGGCCGACTTCCTGGAGGCCGCGCTCAAGGCCAAGCCCGACGGGCCCGACGCCAAGGCCCAGACCGACCTGCTGGCCCGCGTGCGCACCAAGATCGCCAGCCTCCTCCTCACCCAGAAGAAGCACGCCGAGGCCCTGGCCCTGCTGGGGCAGGTGGACCCGGCCGGCCCGCTGGGCGCCGAGGTGCTCTACGGCCGCGCCCAGGCCCTCTTCTTCCTCCAGCGCTACCAGGAGGCCCTGGTGCCCGCCCTGGAATACCTCCAGCGCTTCCCCCAGGGCGACTTCCTGGTGAGCACGCTCTACATCGCCGGCGAGTGCGCCTACCGCGCCGGACGGTTCCCCGAGGCCGAGGCCCACTTCGCCGCCCTGCTCGCCGCCGACAAGAGCGGCAAGGACCCCGCGCGCGAGCCCGCCGCCTTCGGGCGCGCCGCCGCGGCCTATCGCCAGGGCCAGCCCCGCGCCAAGGAGGCCGCCGCCGCCGCCGAAGCCTTCCTCAAGGAGTTTCCCCAGAGCAAGTACGCCGCCGAGGTGCTCTACTTCCAGGCCGAAGCCGCCTTCTGGCTCGGAGCGCACGCCGAGGCCCTCGACCGCTACGCCAAGGTGCCCCCCAACGGCCCCAACGCCGAGGGCGTGTGCCACCAGATCGCCGTGTGCCTCGACCTCCTCCAGCGCTTCGACCAGGCCGCCGCCGCCTACGAGACCTATCTCAAGCAGTACCCCAACGGCGCACACGTCAAGGGCGCCCTCGACCGCGCCGCCCGCCTCTACGGCCAGCTCAACCAGTATGCCAAGGCCATCGAACTCTACGGCGAATACTACAAGCGCTTCGCCGCCACCGACCCCAAGACCGCCGAGGAGTTCCTCTACCGCAAGGGCGCCTGCGAGTACGAGATCAAGCAATACGACGCGATGTTCGCCACCTTCAACACCTACTTCGAGCGCTTCCGCGACGGCGTGCACAAGGGCGACGTGCTCTACTTCCTCGCCTGGTACTACGGCGAGGTCAAGCAGCAGTACGACGCCGCCGTGCCGCTCTACGAGCTGTGCGCCAACATCCCCGGCGCCTACCAGAAGCGCGCGCTCCGCCTCCTCGCCCACAGCTACGCCAAGCTCGGCAAGACCCGCCTCGCCGCCAAGGAGCAGAAGGAAGCCAACGAGTTCTTCGCCAAGGCCGCCGACGCCTTCCTCCAGCTCATCCGCAACAACCCCGACCTGCTCACCGACGCCACCGAGTACCTCTGGACCGCCGAGGTCTTCCGCGAGCAACGCCGGCCCGCCGAGGCCATCGAGACCTTCGAGGCCCTCGTCAAGCGCTTCCCCGGCGAGGCCAAGCCCTACGTCGTCTACTGGCTCGGCGAGCTGTCGCTCAACCTCCCCAAGCCCGACCACGAGCGCGCGAAAACCTACTTCAAGGCGTTCATCGAGAAATTCCCCGACCACGAGCTCCTCATCTGGGCGAAGTTCGGCCTCGCCGAAACCCTGCGCGCCGTCGGCGACAACGACGGCGCCTGGCAGTACTACCAGCAGGTCGAGCAACTCGCCCCCAACGCCGTCGGCGACCCCGCCGTCCGCGACGCCCTGATCCTCAAGTGCCAGCTCCAGATGGGCCGCATGGCCTTCGACAAGAAGGACTGGGAGTTCGCCCAACGCTACCTGCTCCGCGTGGCCATGCTGGCCACCGGCCCCGACGCCGCCGCCGAGGCCGCCGAGGCGCGCTACAAGGCCGGCGTCGCCTCGTTCCAGCTCAAGCAGCCCGACTCCGCCGTCGCCGTCTGGACACGGCTCCTCGAACGCCACCCGAAGTCGGAGTGGACCGAGCGCCTGGTGAAGGAGCTCGACGGCTTCGGCCTGCGTGTGACCGCCGACGGCAAGGGCCTCGAGAAGAAGCCCTAG
- a CDS encoding biopolymer transporter ExbD codes for MNFRKADEQDAGFQMAPLIDMVFILLVYYVLTTAMGQLERQMDLSLPTAEKGVVPRQRTPYFINVTRQGDVLISNRLMTQDELLTWLKDLHAAYGASPPPVVIRADRDTAFQHFVRVLDACAAADIRNVAYASIEGPRRSP; via the coding sequence ATGAACTTCCGCAAGGCCGACGAGCAGGACGCCGGCTTCCAGATGGCCCCCCTGATCGACATGGTCTTCATCCTGCTCGTCTACTACGTGCTCACCACGGCCATGGGCCAGCTCGAGCGGCAGATGGACCTCAGCCTGCCCACGGCCGAGAAGGGCGTGGTGCCGCGCCAGCGCACGCCCTACTTCATCAACGTGACCCGGCAGGGCGACGTGCTGATCAGCAACCGCTTGATGACCCAGGACGAACTGCTGACCTGGCTGAAAGACCTGCACGCCGCCTACGGCGCCTCGCCGCCCCCGGTCGTCATCCGGGCCGACCGCGACACCGCGTTCCAGCACTTTGTGCGGGTGCTGGACGCGTGCGCCGCGGCCGACATCCGCAACGTCGCCTACGCCAGCATCGAGGGGCCGAGGCGCAGCCCGTAG
- a CDS encoding MotA/TolQ/ExbB proton channel family protein, translating to MRSLARMGAAGLAAAAVFLGLLGSRHCDAGAAPARAEPAERLAIAYVEPATPVAGKEAWIVVYGRGFSEDEANVQVFVNDLKALEVRVPAPERLKARLPATTQPGSASVTVKNPDGETATLAAAAYFRPKEGGGGFGALMANLRHDWRVCVEWFRLGGLVMYPLLAISFFTVAWAVHCLLVLRASQVLPQGFMDALGTHLSQGDLRGAAGACERSGSAFARVVLAGLRKVKDAPEKVREAIAAAGSREVAHMHQKIGYLANIGTICPMLGLLGTVTGMVMGFNVIASGEVRHYLLAAAIAQALITTVVGLCIGIPAMVVYYYLRAKLLRLTTQMELVADDVAGTIIEKGEEA from the coding sequence GTGAGAAGTCTTGCCAGGATGGGGGCCGCCGGCCTGGCGGCCGCGGCGGTGTTCCTCGGCCTCTTGGGCAGCCGGCATTGCGACGCGGGGGCCGCGCCCGCGCGAGCCGAGCCGGCCGAACGGCTCGCGATCGCCTACGTGGAGCCGGCCACGCCGGTGGCGGGCAAGGAGGCCTGGATCGTCGTCTACGGCCGCGGCTTCAGCGAGGACGAGGCGAACGTGCAGGTGTTCGTCAACGACCTCAAGGCCCTTGAGGTGCGCGTGCCGGCCCCCGAGCGCCTCAAGGCCCGCCTGCCCGCCACCACCCAGCCCGGCTCGGCCTCGGTGACCGTGAAGAACCCCGACGGGGAGACGGCCACGCTGGCCGCCGCGGCCTACTTCCGGCCGAAGGAGGGCGGCGGCGGCTTCGGCGCCTTGATGGCGAACCTGCGGCACGACTGGCGCGTGTGCGTCGAGTGGTTCCGCCTCGGCGGCCTGGTCATGTACCCGCTTCTCGCCATCTCCTTCTTCACGGTGGCCTGGGCGGTCCACTGCCTCCTCGTGCTGCGCGCCTCGCAGGTGCTGCCGCAAGGCTTCATGGACGCCCTGGGCACCCACCTGTCGCAGGGCGACCTGCGCGGCGCGGCCGGCGCCTGCGAGAGGTCGGGCTCGGCCTTCGCCCGCGTGGTGCTGGCCGGCCTGCGGAAGGTCAAGGACGCGCCCGAGAAGGTCCGCGAGGCCATCGCCGCGGCCGGCTCGCGCGAGGTGGCCCACATGCACCAGAAGATCGGCTACCTGGCCAACATCGGCACCATCTGCCCCATGCTGGGCCTCCTCGGCACCGTGACCGGCATGGTCATGGGCTTCAACGTCATCGCCTCGGGCGAGGTGCGCCACTACCTGCTCGCCGCCGCCATCGCCCAGGCCCTGATCACCACCGTGGTGGGCCTGTGCATCGGCATCCCGGCCATGGTCGTCTACTACTACCTGCGGGCCAAGCTCCTGCGCCTCACCACGCAGATGGAACTCGTGGCCGACGACGTCGCGGGCACGATCATCGAGAAGGGGGAGGAAGCATGA